One part of the Lachnospiraceae bacterium JLR.KK002 genome encodes these proteins:
- a CDS encoding glycosyltransferase, with translation MKLLSFVIPCYRSEKTIEKVIDEIIAVVGQRSEFDYEIIAVNDCSPDNVYEVLVKLAAENKKIKVINLAKNAGKHAAVLAGYAFVSGEYVINLDDDFQCPVYRLWDLLAPLLTDEADITTAKYEVKKESFMKRFGSNVNLWFSEQMLDKPRGLRFENFSAIKRFVCEEVKNYKNPYPYLEGLLVGVSKRIVAIPMENRNRADDNTSGFTVIKSVSLFVNGLTAFSIKPLRLASFIGFLFAFIGFVYGMVIIIHKLLNPEVLLGYSSMMAVIIFSSGIIMLILGMIGEYVGRIYISLNNSPQYVVKDRINFQEENKAEYSATGIMEELSE, from the coding sequence ATGAAATTGTTAAGTTTTGTGATACCATGTTATAGAAGTGAAAAAACGATAGAAAAGGTTATTGATGAGATTATTGCTGTTGTGGGACAAAGGAGTGAATTTGACTATGAAATAATTGCAGTAAATGACTGTTCCCCGGATAATGTGTATGAAGTGCTGGTAAAACTTGCAGCGGAAAATAAAAAAATTAAGGTGATAAATCTTGCTAAAAATGCCGGAAAACATGCCGCAGTTCTTGCAGGTTATGCTTTTGTCAGTGGTGAATATGTTATTAATCTGGATGATGATTTTCAATGTCCGGTATACAGATTGTGGGATCTTCTTGCACCGCTTTTGACAGATGAGGCAGATATTACCACTGCAAAGTATGAAGTGAAGAAAGAATCTTTCATGAAACGTTTTGGCAGCAATGTGAACCTCTGGTTTTCAGAACAGATGCTGGATAAACCCAGGGGGCTGCGTTTTGAAAATTTCAGTGCTATAAAAAGGTTTGTATGTGAAGAAGTTAAGAATTATAAAAATCCCTATCCGTATCTGGAAGGGCTTCTGGTGGGAGTTTCGAAACGGATAGTGGCCATCCCTATGGAAAATCGAAACAGGGCAGATGACAATACTTCAGGGTTTACGGTTATAAAGTCTGTTTCATTATTTGTAAATGGTCTGACAGCTTTTTCAATTAAGCCCCTTAGACTGGCATCTTTTATTGGTTTTTTATTTGCTTTTATTGGTTTTGTATATGGTATGGTAATTATTATCCATAAGTTGCTGAATCCGGAGGTGCTGTTGGGTTACAGTTCCATGATGGCGGTTATTATTTTTTCCAGTGGAATTATTATGCTGATCTTGGGGATGATTGGAGAATATGTAGGGCGTATTTATATCAGTCTTAATAATTCACCTCAATATGTTGTCAAAGACAGGATTAATTTTCAGGAAGAAAATAAAGCGGAATATTCAGCAACCGGGATTATGGAGGAATTATCAGAATGA
- a CDS encoding transporter, producing MIKQNKLKVYIELHILLFIYSLGAVCSKYAAQSEFLSAEFLFFYGLVLVVLAVYAILWQQILRKLPLVTAYANKAVTVIWGLMWGLLIFKETITVWKIIGAAIIIAGIYMVVTEDAN from the coding sequence ATGATAAAACAGAATAAACTAAAAGTGTACATTGAACTGCATATATTGCTTTTTATCTATTCGCTGGGGGCTGTCTGCTCAAAATATGCGGCGCAAAGTGAATTTTTGTCGGCTGAATTTTTATTTTTTTACGGATTGGTTTTGGTTGTTCTTGCAGTATATGCGATTCTCTGGCAACAAATATTAAGGAAGCTGCCTTTGGTCACAGCTTATGCCAATAAGGCAGTTACTGTTATATGGGGGCTGATGTGGGGGCTGCTTATTTTCAAGGAAACTATTACAGTATGGAAGATTATCGGAGCAGCTATAATAATTGCAGGAATTTATATGGTGGTAACAGAAGATGCAAATTGA
- a CDS encoding ATP-grasp domain-containing protein — translation MEKKNVLVLGVGGNVSQGIIKALRFSQLPLKIYGACISEMSTGLYMCDESYICPFARSSEFIPWVIAFCNTHDISLILTGVEENVLELAGNAEDLRKNTRARFISSSYEQLLIGQDKLLTCRFLQENKCNYPAYSCWESADDAVSFAESVGYPVLAKPRHGKSAQGILILENQSEIMAKPNLKGYVLEEYIGNSEREYTVGCYVDKTGNLRSVIPMHRKLKNGTTVWARVISDTRIEDEARKICRAYKPVGPFNIQMRLREDGTPVCFEMNVRFSGTTAMRSRFGFEDVKAEVLEYVYDQKIDNCFHIVHGEAFRYDEEFYMTGSPTQDMRGAGKIIDFAEYKKTL, via the coding sequence ATGGAAAAAAAGAATGTATTAGTTTTGGGAGTTGGAGGGAATGTAAGCCAGGGTATTATTAAGGCATTGCGTTTTTCTCAACTGCCATTGAAAATTTATGGGGCATGTATCTCGGAAATGTCCACAGGCTTGTATATGTGTGATGAAAGTTATATTTGTCCTTTTGCCAGGAGTTCTGAGTTTATACCATGGGTTATCGCATTTTGTAATACGCATGATATCAGTTTAATACTTACAGGGGTAGAAGAAAATGTCCTTGAACTGGCCGGAAATGCAGAGGATCTCAGGAAAAATACCAGGGCCAGATTTATCTCATCGTCATATGAACAGTTACTCATTGGTCAGGATAAACTGCTTACCTGCAGATTTTTACAGGAAAATAAATGTAATTATCCGGCATATTCCTGTTGGGAAAGTGCAGACGACGCAGTGTCTTTTGCTGAGAGTGTTGGTTATCCTGTTCTGGCAAAGCCCAGGCATGGAAAGAGTGCACAGGGAATTCTGATTCTGGAAAATCAGAGTGAAATAATGGCAAAACCGAATCTGAAAGGTTATGTACTGGAAGAATATATTGGTAATTCAGAACGGGAGTATACAGTTGGATGTTATGTAGACAAAACAGGAAATCTTCGTTCTGTAATTCCAATGCACAGGAAACTTAAAAATGGCACTACAGTTTGGGCCAGAGTTATTTCAGATACTCGTATAGAGGATGAAGCCAGAAAAATATGTAGGGCGTATAAGCCAGTTGGACCATTTAATATCCAGATGCGTTTAAGAGAAGATGGGACGCCGGTGTGTTTTGAAATGAATGTTCGTTTTTCAGGTACCACAGCCATGCGGAGCAGATTTGGATTTGAAGATGTAAAGGCAGAAGTATTGGAATACGTGTATGACCAGAAAATTGATAATTGCTTTCATATTGTGCATGGTGAGGCATTTCGGTATGATGAGGAATTTTATATGACAGGAAGTCCGACGCAGGATATGCGTGGTGCAGGTAAAATTATTGATTTTGCAGAATATAAAAAAACATTATGA
- the rffA gene encoding dTDP-4-amino-4,6-dideoxygalactose transaminase encodes MIPFNVPPYIGSELNYIKDVVEKHRICGDGDYTRKCNHWFEEKTGVRKALLTTSCTHATEMAALLCDIKPGDEVIMPSYTFVSTADAFVLRGAKVVFVDIRPDTMNIDETLIENAVTEKTKAIVPVHYAGVSCEMDAIMGIARKYNLAVIEDAAQGIMSTYREKALGTIGDFGCYSFHETKNLSMGEGGCLLIKDEKDIELAEIIREKGTNRSKFFRGQIDKYTWVEQGSSYLPSELNAAYLYAQLEKAEEITNDRVANWNKYYKELKPLADRGKIELPFVPEECVHSGHMFYIKAKDLKERSDFISYMKENGIGCVFHYIPLHTSPAGKKYGRFAGEDRYTTRESERLVRLPMYYGLTREDHQKICEKVKDFYK; translated from the coding sequence ATGATTCCATTTAATGTACCGCCTTATATAGGTTCAGAATTAAATTATATAAAGGATGTTGTGGAAAAGCACAGAATTTGTGGAGATGGTGACTATACCAGGAAATGTAATCATTGGTTTGAAGAGAAAACCGGGGTGCGGAAAGCACTTCTTACCACGTCCTGTACCCATGCTACGGAAATGGCAGCTTTACTTTGTGATATAAAACCAGGAGATGAAGTGATTATGCCGTCCTACACATTCGTGTCTACGGCAGATGCCTTCGTGTTACGTGGCGCAAAAGTAGTTTTTGTGGATATCAGGCCGGATACAATGAATATTGACGAAACACTGATTGAAAATGCTGTTACAGAAAAAACAAAGGCCATTGTACCGGTTCACTATGCAGGCGTGTCATGTGAAATGGATGCAATTATGGGTATTGCCAGGAAATATAATCTGGCTGTAATAGAAGATGCTGCTCAGGGAATTATGAGCACATACAGGGAGAAAGCGCTGGGAACGATTGGCGATTTTGGGTGTTACAGTTTTCATGAAACGAAAAACCTTTCCATGGGGGAGGGGGGGTGCTTACTTATTAAAGATGAAAAGGATATTGAGCTGGCAGAAATTATCCGTGAAAAAGGGACAAACCGTAGTAAATTTTTCCGCGGACAGATAGATAAATATACCTGGGTGGAACAGGGTTCTTCTTATCTGCCCAGTGAACTTAATGCGGCGTATTTGTATGCTCAGCTGGAAAAAGCGGAAGAAATAACTAACGATCGTGTTGCAAACTGGAATAAGTATTATAAGGAATTAAAACCTCTTGCAGACAGAGGGAAGATAGAACTTCCTTTTGTTCCGGAAGAGTGCGTACACAGCGGACATATGTTTTATATAAAAGCAAAGGATCTCAAAGAACGTTCTGACTTTATCTCATATATGAAAGAGAATGGAATTGGGTGTGTCTTTCATTATATTCCCCTTCATACTTCTCCGGCAGGAAAAAAATATGGCCGTTTTGCAGGGGAAGACAGATATACTACAAGAGAAAGTGAGAGACTTGTAAGGTTACCCATGTATTATGGGCTGACCAGAGAAGATCATCAGAAGATATGTGAGAAAGTAAAGGATTTTTATAAATAG
- a CDS encoding multidrug ABC transporter — translation MQIDLLYVLVFLIAVFMSSVSQILLKKSANKEYDNKIKEYLNFPVIIAYGLFFCSSLVVVLAYKGVPLAMGPVLEATGYIWVSILGGIFLKEHISRKKVLGLAVIIIGILVFNIP, via the coding sequence ATGCAAATTGATTTATTATATGTTCTTGTTTTTTTGATTGCAGTTTTTATGTCATCTGTGTCACAGATTTTATTGAAAAAAAGTGCAAATAAAGAGTATGACAACAAGATAAAGGAATATCTGAATTTTCCGGTTATAATAGCCTACGGACTGTTTTTTTGTTCATCTCTTGTGGTGGTATTGGCGTATAAAGGAGTTCCACTTGCTATGGGGCCTGTATTGGAAGCAACCGGTTACATATGGGTTTCAATTTTGGGCGGAATATTTTTGAAAGAACATATCAGCAGGAAAAAGGTGTTGGGGCTGGCGGTGATTATAATTGGAATACTGGTATTTAATATACCATAG
- a CDS encoding DapH/DapD/GlmU-related protein, which translates to MENVTIGHNVKIGNGNIFWPCSHVAHDTTVGNFNFFTISVAVAGHVSVSDNCVFGANCTVKNGVKIGKNTLVGAAAYIRKDTEENSVYVPPKSYRLEGRSSLDFKL; encoded by the coding sequence ATGGAAAATGTTACTATCGGACATAATGTTAAAATAGGAAATGGAAATATTTTCTGGCCATGCTCCCATGTGGCTCATGATACAACAGTGGGAAACTTTAATTTTTTTACCATATCTGTTGCAGTTGCAGGGCATGTTTCTGTTTCTGATAATTGCGTCTTTGGAGCGAATTGTACCGTAAAAAACGGAGTTAAAATTGGAAAGAATACACTTGTCGGTGCAGCAGCGTATATTCGGAAAGATACAGAAGAGAACAGTGTTTATGTACCGCCAAAAAGCTATAGACTGGAAGGGAGAAGCAGTTTGGATTTCAAACTCTGA